The Deltaproteobacteria bacterium genome contains the following window.
ACGATCCGGTCAAAGCTTTCCTGCATCCACACGGCACCGTGCCGGTGCAGCCGGCGGTTGATCTCCTTGGCCGTAAACGACTTGATCGAATGGGTGATGCTCGCTAGCGACCACCACCGGCCGGGCTCCTGCTCCAGTGGCAACAGGAGAAGGTGCACGTGATCCGGCATGACCACGGCGGCCAGAAGATCGTAGCGCCGGCCATCGAAGAACCGGCACGCATCGAGAACCATGCGGCGTAGCTCGACGCCGAGATCCACGCCGAGGGTGCGAAACGTGACGAAGTAGACGCTGCCACCCTTCTGC
Protein-coding sequences here:
- a CDS encoding transposase — encoded protein: MTPEQERSTRKSALDPSGPELQTTHRWLPHWQKGGSVYFVTFRTLGVDLGVELRRMVLDACRFFDGRRYDLLAAVVMPDHVHLLLLPLEQEPGRWWSLASITHSIKSFTAKEINRRLHRHGAVWMQESFDRIVRDETELFEKWQYIENNPVKAGLCKSPSAWDALHRGKLPW